Proteins encoded by one window of Vespula pensylvanica isolate Volc-1 chromosome 6, ASM1446617v1, whole genome shotgun sequence:
- the LOC122629864 gene encoding myosin heavy chain, muscle-like: MLENVELEVTGIIEDLEEPTTGVMTIPQTKLSIALEEFCKTISTVRTELSDRDKRVVPGYDEGPLSIINHLLKPLTMIEEALDSTEELDVAELSILNRLERPLEDTERYVLLPSLEISGNDRSRENFEQLVRVLDATKARIPIAMKEVSSRKEILGYLRDISKPLESIQEQMRGLETIPEETLEKDVARILVGPIDSLLRVVNASSQQTRILDRRKEVIKEMRRMTGPLVEFLSCLSVVKSSRKSLVPEATLLDERKNVILKAVEELRLEICDILEKIATVEDGGFIEESLISLNDAILSVRNQVERADYTPRPSSASIRFQNYFMGSLNRLGETIDDLEKGTEESPQKIIAKSLEPLKKQISLSRSQFSQTSDQFVDEEVIVEGFLYPTNQLRSALSALKESIERSDVTAPFTSTSLGSLENLADAIADLAHSLSSHRAGLIDEGVSEGSSIVETFSAALEVLENVKTSITSIRDMTLGKRTTERKVESTDEGHQEESFGTEARLGADESTLEGDTIIPARTEDQPATSERFGLTTRKEKDEDEGKEKVGDKFEDLDGSTAEEREKAREEDVGNESRGTTGMPLVSLPDEEIEREMSRQRLGAKEREETAIDEAIDESVKENDRSGAKSKLEEQIEEKLETTATREDVKDENRSTAGAREEKNHETTLEGGITERKTENAVERGTTKVDDSGEIQTIEKIPNEGDKTCEEIPSEISKMSAESKKHSEDRDPKSMPTETVVTVIETVVVDEIVRVSKEEVESEKIR, translated from the exons ATGCTCGAAAACGTCGAATTGGAAGTTACCGGTATCATCGAGGATTTGGAAGAACCTACGACGGGAGTAATGACGATTCCTCAGACCAAACTGAGCATCGCTCTCGAGGAATTTTGCAAAACGATCTCTACCGTACGAACGGAACTGTCCGATCGCGATAAACGAGTTGTTCCTGGTTACGACGAAGGACCACTttcgataattaatcatttgttAAAACCTTTAACTATGATCGAGGAAGCTCTTGATTCGACCGAAGAATTAGACGTAGCGGAGCTTTCGATCTTGAATCGCCTGGAACGGCCCCTGGAAGACACGGAGAGATACGTTCTACTTCCGAGTCTAGAAATAAGCGGAAACGACCGATCGAGGGAGAACTTTGAGCAACTCGTTCGAGTATTGGACGCGACGAAAGCGAGGATACCGATCGCCATGAAAGAAGTAAGCTCGAGAAAGGAGATTTTGGGATATCTCCGGGACATATCGAAACCGCTGGAAAGCATACAGGAACAGATGAGAGGTCTCGAAACGATCCCCGAGGAGACGTTGGAAAAGGACGTCGCGAGAATTCTCGTTGGACCGATAGATTCGCTGTTACGAGTCGTCAACGCGAGCTCGCAGCAGACTCGAATTCTCGATCGACGTAAGGAGGTAATAAAGGAGATGAGGAGGATGACCGGGCCGTTGGTAGAGTTTCTCAGTTGTCTCTCGGTGGTCAAAAGTAGCCGCAAAAGTTTAGTTCCGGAGGCAACGCTGCtcgacgaaaggaaaaacgtCATCTTAAAGGCCGTCGAGGAACTTCGTCTCGAAATCTGCGACATTCTCGAAAAAATAGCGACCGTCGAGGACGGTGGCTTCATCGAGGAATCGCTGATATCGTTGAACGATGCCATTTTGTCCGTTCGAAATCAAGTGGAAAGGGCGGATTACACGCCAAGACCGAGTAGCGCGAGCATACGTTTCCAGAATTATTTCATGGGATCGTTGAACCGATTGggagaaacgatcgacgatctGGAAAAAGGGACGGAAGAGTCTCCTCAGAAGATCATCGCGAAATCCTTGGAGCCTCTTAAGAAACAAATATCTTTGTCCCGGTCCCAGTTCTCTCAAACTTCCGATCAGTTCGTCGACGAAGAAGTCATCGTCGAAGGATTTTTGTATCCGACGAATCAACTTCGGTCAGCGCTGAGTGCTCTGAAGGAGAGCATAGAGCGCAGCGATGTAACGGCACCGTTTACGAGCACCTCCTTAGGATCGCTGGAAAATTTGGCCGATGCGATCGCCGATCTGGCACATTCGTTGTCCTCTCATCGAGCGGGCCTGATCGACGAGGGCGTGTCGGAAGGCTCGTCCATCGTAGAGACTTTCTCCGCCGCTTTGGAGGTGTTGGAGAACGTTAAAACATCCATAACCAGCATTCGGGATATGACGCTTGGTAAGAGGACGACGGAACGGAAAGTAGAATCGACGGATGAGGGACACCAAGAGGAAAGTTTCGGAACGGAGGCTCGACTTGGAGCGGACGAGAGCACGCTGGAAGGAGACACAATTATTCCAGCAAGGACGGAGGATCAGCCTGCGACGTCCGAACGATTCGGCTTaacgacgagaaaagagaaagacgaggacgaaggaaaggagaaggtAGGAGACAAGTTTGAAGATCTTGACGGATCAACGgcggaggagagagagaaagcgcgGGAAGAAGACGTTGGAAACGAATCGCGGGGAACGACGGGAATGCCCCTTGTGAGTTTACCCGACGAAGAAATCGAGCGAGAGATGTCTCGGCAGCGACTCGGTgcgaaagaacgagaagaaacggCGATTGACGAAGCGATCGATGAAAGCGTTaaagagaacgatcgatcgggAGCAAAATCGAAACTCGAAGAGCAGATCGAGGAAAAGCTTGAGACGACCGCGACGAGGGAAGATGTAAAAgatgaaaatcgatcgacggCAGgagcgagagaagaaaaaaatcatgaaacGACGTTGGAAGGAGGTATTACTGAACGGAAAACCGAAAATGCGGTGGAACGAGGAACGACGAAGGTAGACGACTCCGGTGAAATTCAGACGATCGAAAAAATCCCGAACGAAGGGGACAAAACTTGCGAAGAAATTCCTTCGGAAATATCCAAGATGTCGGCCGAAAGTAAAAAACATTCGGAAGACCGAGACCCCAAATCGATGCCGACGGAAACTGTCGTAACCGTGATAGAAACTGTCGTCGTCGACGAGATCGTTCGAGTATCCAAAGAGGAAGTAGAAAGC GAGAAAATACGTTAA